One window of the Epinephelus moara isolate mb chromosome 22, YSFRI_EMoa_1.0, whole genome shotgun sequence genome contains the following:
- the hycc1 gene encoding hyccin isoform X1 yields the protein MLAMDQGVVEEWLSEFKTLPDSAVSTYAASLKDKVALVPALYKVIRENYSDLLEPVCHQLFEFYRSGEPQLQRFTLQFLPELLWSLLSASAARDPHTSGCIEALLLGIYNLEIVDKDGQSKVLSFTVPSLSKPSVYHEPSAIGSIALTEGALANHGLSRVVYSGPHLQRETFTAQNRFEVLTFLLLCYNAALSYMSPNSLQSLCQLSSRVCICGYPRQQMRRYKGISTRLTVTSEFLVQLMTGIHYALCNGEVELGSKALDDVLYRAQLELFPEALLVGNAIKSSLHGAALKSNNKEGARSIQVEITPTTSRISRNAVTSLSIRGHRWKRHDAVDLGSPDELMDISEVDEGVWPGGVGADMTPPTITISNSVTTLNLGAKAMKKCRLGGRSSKDKDKEAGPLITGRAASENAELSVKRLTLTSSQSVPKAGALTSLTRTASAVFSRSFEQVASGNAPPSSNHTVSEVGRYSCSLQEDGMGYLSPAPNHTQRSPSISVHLGSDL from the exons accCTCCCTGACAGCGCTGTGTCCACCTATGCCGCCTCACTAAAAGACAAAGTTGCCCTGGTTCCCGCGCTCTACAAGGTCATCCGAGAGAACTACAGCGAT TTGCTGGAGCCAGTGTGTCACCAGTTGTTTGAGTTTTACCGAAGCGGTGAGCCGCAGCTGCAGCGTTTCACGCTACAGTTCCTGCCAGAGCTCCTGTGGAGCCTCCTGTCCGCCAGCGCAGCCAGAGACCCTCACACGTCTGGCTGCATCGAGGCCCTGCTGCTGGGCATTTACAACCTG GAAATAGTTGATAAAGATGGACAAAGTAAAGTATTATCTTTCACCGTCCCTTCCCTCTCCAAGCCCTCAGTGTACCATGag cCTTCAGCCATCGGCTCAATTGCCCTTACAGAAGGGGCTCTAGCCAATCACGGGCTGAGCAGAGTGGTGTACAGCGGGCCACACCTCCAGAGGGAGACTTTTACAGCGCAGAACAG ATTTGAGGTGCTGAccttcctgctgctgtgctACAATGCTGCTCTCAGCTACATGAGCCCCAACTCCCTCCAGTCCCTCTGTCAGCTCAGCTCcag GGTCTGTATATGTGGTTACCCGCGGCAACAGATGCGCCGCTACAAAGGCATTAGCACACGGCTGACAGTCACGTCAGAGTTCCTGGTTCAGCTCATGACGGGGATACACTACGCTTT GTGTAACGGGGAGGTCGAACTGGGATCCAAAGCACTGGATGACGTTTTGTATCGGGCCCAGCTCGAGTTGTTCCCTGAAGCTCTGTTG GTGGGCAATGCCATCAAGTCGTCACTGCACGGCGCCGCACTGAAAAGCAACAACAAGGAGGGTGCACGGAGTATCCAGGTGGAGATCACGCCCACCACCTCCAGGATCTCCCGAAATGCTGTCACCTCCCTCTCTATCAGGGGACACCGCTGGAAGAGACACG ACGCAGTGGATTTGGGTTCCCCGGATGAGCTGATGGATATTTCGGAGGTGGATGAAGGGGTGTGGCCAGGTGGGGTCGGGGCTGACATGACCCCACCCACCATCACTATTAGCAACAGCGTCACCACGTTGAACCTGGGGGCCAAGGCCATGAAGAAGTGTCGGCTCGGGGGGCGATCCAGCAAGGATAAGGACAAGGAGGCAGGCCCCTTAATAACAGGCCGAGCCGCCAGCGAGAACGCAGAGCTGTCTGTCAAGCGACTGACACTCACTTCCAGCCAATCGGTGCCTAAGGCGGGAGCTCTCACCAGCCTGACGCGCACAGCCAGTGCCGTCTTCTCTCGCTCCTTTGAGCAAGTGGCCAGTGGCAATGCCCCTCCCTCCAGCAACCACACAGTCTCTGAAGTTGGCCGCTATTCTTGCAGCCTGCAGGAGGACGGGATGGGGTACTTGAGTCCGGCGCCAAACCACACACAGCGTTCTCCCAGCATCAGCGTGCACCTTGGCTCTGACCTTTGA
- the hycc1 gene encoding hyccin isoform X2 gives MLAMDQGVVEEWLSEFKTLPDSAVSTYAASLKDKVALVPALYKVIRENYSDLLEPVCHQLFEFYRSGEPQLQRFTLQFLPELLWSLLSASAARDPHTSGCIEALLLGIYNLEIVDKDGQSKVLSFTVPSLSKPSVYHEPSAIGSIALTEGALANHGLSRVVYSGPHLQRETFTAQNRFEVLTFLLLCYNAALSYMSPNSLQSLCQLSSRVCICGYPRQQMRRYKGISTRLTVTSEFLVQLMTGIHYALCNGEVELGSKALDDVLYRAQLELFPEALLVGNAIKSSLHGAALKSNNKEGARSIQVEITPTTSRISRNAVTSLSIRGHRWKRHESQEVSVDSDAALGGMAIPEISVTGVSGERMPNGDSMRLRPDGRAQPDGDPLGAASEVSLDARGHDSGTRGQEVRRQKSVRRMVENEGSGSASTGRSQY, from the exons accCTCCCTGACAGCGCTGTGTCCACCTATGCCGCCTCACTAAAAGACAAAGTTGCCCTGGTTCCCGCGCTCTACAAGGTCATCCGAGAGAACTACAGCGAT TTGCTGGAGCCAGTGTGTCACCAGTTGTTTGAGTTTTACCGAAGCGGTGAGCCGCAGCTGCAGCGTTTCACGCTACAGTTCCTGCCAGAGCTCCTGTGGAGCCTCCTGTCCGCCAGCGCAGCCAGAGACCCTCACACGTCTGGCTGCATCGAGGCCCTGCTGCTGGGCATTTACAACCTG GAAATAGTTGATAAAGATGGACAAAGTAAAGTATTATCTTTCACCGTCCCTTCCCTCTCCAAGCCCTCAGTGTACCATGag cCTTCAGCCATCGGCTCAATTGCCCTTACAGAAGGGGCTCTAGCCAATCACGGGCTGAGCAGAGTGGTGTACAGCGGGCCACACCTCCAGAGGGAGACTTTTACAGCGCAGAACAG ATTTGAGGTGCTGAccttcctgctgctgtgctACAATGCTGCTCTCAGCTACATGAGCCCCAACTCCCTCCAGTCCCTCTGTCAGCTCAGCTCcag GGTCTGTATATGTGGTTACCCGCGGCAACAGATGCGCCGCTACAAAGGCATTAGCACACGGCTGACAGTCACGTCAGAGTTCCTGGTTCAGCTCATGACGGGGATACACTACGCTTT GTGTAACGGGGAGGTCGAACTGGGATCCAAAGCACTGGATGACGTTTTGTATCGGGCCCAGCTCGAGTTGTTCCCTGAAGCTCTGTTG GTGGGCAATGCCATCAAGTCGTCACTGCACGGCGCCGCACTGAAAAGCAACAACAAGGAGGGTGCACGGAGTATCCAGGTGGAGATCACGCCCACCACCTCCAGGATCTCCCGAAATGCTGTCACCTCCCTCTCTATCAGGGGACACCGCTGGAAGAGACACG AGTCCCAGGAGGTGAGTGTAGACAGTGATGCGGCACTGGGGGGCATGGCCATCCCCGAAATCAGTGTGACAGGTGTGAGCGGCGAGCGAATGCCCAACGGAGACTCCATGCGGCTGCGCCCTGACGGCCGCGCCCAGCCAGACGGCGACCCGCTGGGCGCCGCCTCCGAGGTCAGCCTGGATGCCCGAGGTCATGACTCCGGCACGCGGGGTCAGGAGGTCAGGAGGCAGAAGTCTGTGAGGCGAATGGTGGAGAATGAGGGTTCTGGGTCGGCCTCCACAGGGAGGAGCCAGTACTAA